GGCAACGTTACCGGCAAGTTGTTCACGGAAAGCCCCAAGGCGGGTGCGAGCAGGACGCATTCACTGCTGAATGTGGGATTCCGCAACGTCGGCGACCCCGGCGGACCGCGCTCGCTCGACGTACACGCCCTGCTGTTCGACATGGACGGCACACTGGTGGAATCCGCGGCCGCAATGGACCGCCACACCCGCATGTGGGCGAGGCGCCATTCCCTCGACCCCGAGAAGGTCATCCGCGCCTCGCACGGGCGCCGCGACATCGACGTCATCCGCGAACTGGCCCCGCACGCCGACCCGTACGCCGAACTGGCCTGGTTCGACCACCTGTCCTGCACCGACGCCGCCGGCGTCCGCGCCGCACCCGGCGCCCCGCGGCTGCTCGCCGCCCTGCCCCCGCGCCGCTGGGGGCTGGTGACCTCCGCGACCCGGAGCGTCGCCCGCAGCCGGATGGCGGCGGCCGGACTGCCGCTGCCGGACGTCCTGGTCTGCGCCGAGGACGTCGCCGCGGGCAAGCCCAGCCCCGAGGGGTATCTGACCGCCGCGGCCCTCGTCGGCGCGCCCCCGTCGTCCTGCCTCGTGATCGAGGACGCCGACGTCGGCCTGCGCGCCGCCCGGGCCGCGGGCATGCCCGCGCTCGCGGTCGCGGGACCGCCGGGCCCCGTCCACGGCCACCGGATCGCGGGCCTCGGCGCCCTCTGCGTCACCGCCGACTGACCCACCACCCAGCCGTACGCGCCGTCCCCCGTGCCGACGGGGCCGCGGTCGCGGCTGCCGTTCTCACGCCACGCGAAGGGGAGGCGGAGATGGATCTCAGAACCGCACTGCTGCTGCCGGGCCAGGGCGCCTACCGGCCCGGCGCGTTCGCCGGGCCGGTGAGCGCCCCGGTCGCCGAGCTGCTTGCCGTCGTCGACACCGTCGCCGCCGAGTTCGGCCACGACCCGATCTCGCCGCTGCTCACCGACGCCGATGCAGCGGACGGCCGCCGGCTCGCCGAGACCGACCCGTTCGCGCTCCAGCTCGCGATCTACGCCGCGGCGCTCGTGTACGCCCGCGAGGTTGACCTGCGCGCGCCCGCCGACGTCGTACTCGGCCACAGCATGGGCGAGATGGCCGCCGCCGCCCACGCCGGCTGCTTCACCGCCGCGGACGGCGCCCGCATCGCCGCCCACCGCGCCCGCGCCCTGGAGCACGGCGCGGCCGGCACCGGCGGCATGCTCGCGCTCACCCTGCCGGCCCGCCGCGCCACCGCGCTGCTCGCCGCCGCGGAGCTGCCGGGCGCCCGGCTCGCCGTCGTCAACGCGCCGCGGCACGTCGTCGTCTCGGGCCCGGGGGACGCCCTAGGCCGCCTCGCGGCGCTCGCCGACGTCCTCGGCGTACGGGTCGTCCGGCTCACCGCGCCCTACCCGTTCCACAACCCGCTGCTGGCCACCGCCCAGGCCGAGTTCGCGGCGGCGATCGAGGGCATCCCCGAGCGCCCGGCGCAGCGCCGCCTGTACTCGCCGGCCCTCGGCGGGCTCGTCGAGGACGACACCGACGTCAAGGCGTCGCTGATCGCCGCGGTGACCCGGCCCGTCGACTTCCTCGCCGCACTGCGCGAGTTGCAGACGTACGGGCTGGAGTCGGTGGTGGAGTGCGGCCGCGCGGGCCTCGGGGAACTGGTGCGGCAGGCGGTGGGCTGCGGGACGCAGACCGCGGACCGGTGGCTCGCGACAGGAACGGCGGAGGGCTCGGCGGCACCGGTCGCCACACCGACGGCATCTCCGGTGCCCGACCCCGGTGCGGGGGCGCCGGTCCCGGCGCCTGTGGCGTGGGAGGTGCCCGCGGCGGCGATACCGGTCGCGGAGCCCGCCCCCGTTCCCGTACCCGCAACGGCGCCCGCGGCACCGGATTCCGCGGCGGCCGGGCCTGCGGCGCGCGTCCCCGGTTCCGCACCCGGACGTGTGACGGAGTCCGCCGCGTCCGGCCGGGCGGCGGGCCCGGCCATCCCTTCCGCACCCCCGACCGCGGCTGTGCCACCCCCTGCCGCGGCCGGGCCCGGCCCTCTGCCCGCACCTTCACCCGCGGGGCCCGCGGCAGGCGGTGGCGTGCTGGCCGCACTTCAGCAGGTCTACGCCGACCGGCTCGGGTACCCCGTGGAGGCCATGGACCCGGACGCCGACCTCGAAGGCGACCTCGGCATCGACTCGCTCAAGCGCATGGAGGTGCTGAGCACGCTGATCGACCGCTTCGGCCTGCACCACGTGGCCGACGACACCCGCTTCGCCCTCCAGTCCACCCTCGGCGATCTCGCCCGCCTCATCGACGAGACCGGCCGCACCACAGGACCGGCCGCCGCCGCCCTACGGGCCGATGGCTGACGGCACCGGGGGCGGCGCTCCCCGCCCGCCGCGCTACCGCGTCGAGGCCGCCGCCGCCGACCGCGCCGCCGCCGAGGCCGCCGCGGCCGAGCTGCGGGCGCGCGGCCTGGACGCCGCCGTACGCACCGCAGGGTCGCTGCCGTCGCTCACGGCCGGTGCCCCCGCCGGCCCCGGCGCGATCGTCGCCGTCGGCATGGGCCTGGCGGTGCCCGGCGCCTGCTCGCCCGACGAGCTGTGGGACCTGCTGCGCGACCGCGTACCGCAGTTCAGCGAGCCCGGGGGCCGCATGGACATCGACGCGCTGTGGTCCGCGGACCCGGCCGCGCCGGACAAGACGTACACCCGCACCTCCGGCTTCATCCACGACCTGCGCCCCCACCCCCGGCTGCGCGCCGAACTCGCCGCCGGCCGCGCCCCGCAGCGCGAGCCGAGCGGCCTGTGGCTGCGGCACAGCGTCCTCCAGGCGCTCGACGGGGTGCGTCTCGACGCCGGTACGCGCACCTTCGCCGCCGTCGGCATGACCGCGGACGGCGGCCACGCCGCCGAGCACAGCCTCCTGCGGCACGGCACCCGGCTGCTGGCCGGGCCGGCGGCCGCGGACCCGGAACCGCTGGCCGCGCTCTACCCGGCAGGATCGCCCGACCTCGCCGGCACCGCGCCGTACCGCGTCGTGCGCGACGCGCTGGCCGGCATCGCGGACCCGGTGGAGACCGTCGTCGTCGACACGGCCTGCTCCTCGTCCCTCTACAGCTTCGACTTCGGCATGCGCGCGCTGCGCGAGGGCCGCGCGGACGTCGCGCTCTGCGGCGGCGCGTACTCCGTCAACGCCCAGACCATGGTGCTGTTCGCGAAGCTCGACGGGCTGGCCAGGGGCGGCCTCGTGCGGTCACTGGACCGCGGCGCGGACGGGGCCTGCCGCGCGGCCGGCGGCACGCCGCGCCGGCTCTGGCCGCACGACGACGCGGAACTGTCCGCGGCCGACGGCGTCTACGCGCGGCTGCGGCTGCGCCGCGTACGGGAGACCCCGCTCTAGACCTGTCGGTACAGAGCCGTCCGCGCCGGAGGGGCGGCCGGTGCACCGGGTGACCACCGGTGCACCGGCCGCCCTTCCGTGTGTCCGCGCTGGGTCGTCCGAGGGAAATCCATGTTTCTTCTCTTGACGGGCTCGGGGTGACGTGCCTAGCGTGTTTGATAATACATTCTTAGACAGTGATAACCCGATCGGCCAACTCCGGTGTCGCTCTGATGCGCGGAGAGGAGCTTTCCATGGAATCCATGGGGATTTCAGCGCAGGGTATCGCGATGAGTTTTGCTCGGCGCGAGCAGGAACAGACGGTTCTGGAGAACCTGGACCTCGACATCACCCCCGGCAGCTTTGTCACGCTGCTCGGCCCCTCAGGATGCGGCAAGAGCACGCTGCTGAAAATTCTGGGCGGCATTCTCGAACCCACGGAGGGCACCGTGAGGATCGGCGGGCAGCCGGCCGCGGACGCGGTCAAGGACCGCGTGATCGGGCTCGTACCGCAGCGGCCCGCGCTGCTGCCCTGGAAGTCCGCGCTGCAGAACGCGAGCATGCTGCGGCAGCTCGCCGCCGACGAGCGCGCCGCCGAGGCCGCCCCCGCGGCGCGCCGGGCGCTGGAGCTGGTCGGCCTCGCCGCGGCGGAGGACAAGCTGCCGCACGAACTGTCCGGCGGCATGGCGCAGCGCGTGTCCATCGCCCGCGCGCTGGCCATGGACCCGGCCATCCTGCTGATGGACGAGCCGTTCGGCGCCCTGGACGCCATCACCAGGGACGAGATGAACCTGAAGCTCGCCGAGATCTGGGCGACGACCGGCAAGACCGTCGTCTTCGTCACCCACTCCATCTCCGAGGCGGTCTTCCTCTCCGACACCGTGCACGTGATGGGCCTGGACCGGGGGCGCTTCCTGGAGACGCTCGACGTCGCCCTGCCCCGGCCCCGCACCCGCGAGGTGCTCGACGACCCCGTGTTCACCGAGTACACGGGGCGGCTCCGCGGCCACCTGGAACCGAAAGCGACGGTCTGACATGGTGCTCGCACAGGACGACGTGAAGAAGCCGGCCGGGCGCCGCCCCGGCGGCGGATCCGGCGGCGGCGCGGTGCGTGCCTGGATCCGGCGCGTGTGGCCCAGCCTCGCCGTGTTCGTCGCCGCCTTCCTGCTCTGGGAGCTGGCCGTCGAGCTCTTCGGCATCTCCAGCTTCGAGCTGGCCAAGCCGAGCGAGTTCCTCGCCGAGATGTGGCGCTCGCGCGACATGCTGGGCGACGCCGCCTGGGTCACCACCCAGGAGATCCTGTACGGCTTCCTGCTCAGCTTCGCCATCGGCGTGCTGCTCGCCGTGCTGATCGTCCGCTTCGGCTGGCTGGAGCGCGCCCTCTACCCGTTGATCGTGCTCTTCCAGGTCGTCCCCAAGGTCGCCCTGGCGCCGATCTTCATCCTCTGGTTCGGCTACGGCCTCGCGCCGAAGCTGCTGCTCATCGTGGTGATCACGTTCTTCCCGATCACCCTGAACACGATCGTCGGGCTCAAGGCCATCGACCAGGACCTGCTCCTGCTCATGCGGTCCGTGGGCTCGTCGCGCAACCAGATCCTCACCCGGATCCAGATCCCCACCTCGCTGCCGTACCTCTTCGCCGGCATGCGTATCGCGATCACCCTCGCGGTCATCGGCGCG
The Streptomyces sp. CNQ-509 DNA segment above includes these coding regions:
- a CDS encoding HAD-IA family hydrolase, with translation MGFRNVGDPGGPRSLDVHALLFDMDGTLVESAAAMDRHTRMWARRHSLDPEKVIRASHGRRDIDVIRELAPHADPYAELAWFDHLSCTDAAGVRAAPGAPRLLAALPPRRWGLVTSATRSVARSRMAAAGLPLPDVLVCAEDVAAGKPSPEGYLTAAALVGAPPSSCLVIEDADVGLRAARAAGMPALAVAGPPGPVHGHRIAGLGALCVTAD
- a CDS encoding acyltransferase domain-containing protein, which codes for MDLRTALLLPGQGAYRPGAFAGPVSAPVAELLAVVDTVAAEFGHDPISPLLTDADAADGRRLAETDPFALQLAIYAAALVYAREVDLRAPADVVLGHSMGEMAAAAHAGCFTAADGARIAAHRARALEHGAAGTGGMLALTLPARRATALLAAAELPGARLAVVNAPRHVVVSGPGDALGRLAALADVLGVRVVRLTAPYPFHNPLLATAQAEFAAAIEGIPERPAQRRLYSPALGGLVEDDTDVKASLIAAVTRPVDFLAALRELQTYGLESVVECGRAGLGELVRQAVGCGTQTADRWLATGTAEGSAAPVATPTASPVPDPGAGAPVPAPVAWEVPAAAIPVAEPAPVPVPATAPAAPDSAAAGPAARVPGSAPGRVTESAASGRAAGPAIPSAPPTAAVPPPAAAGPGPLPAPSPAGPAAGGGVLAALQQVYADRLGYPVEAMDPDADLEGDLGIDSLKRMEVLSTLIDRFGLHHVADDTRFALQSTLGDLARLIDETGRTTGPAAAALRADG
- a CDS encoding beta-ketoacyl synthase N-terminal-like domain-containing protein — translated: MADGTGGGAPRPPRYRVEAAAADRAAAEAAAAELRARGLDAAVRTAGSLPSLTAGAPAGPGAIVAVGMGLAVPGACSPDELWDLLRDRVPQFSEPGGRMDIDALWSADPAAPDKTYTRTSGFIHDLRPHPRLRAELAAGRAPQREPSGLWLRHSVLQALDGVRLDAGTRTFAAVGMTADGGHAAEHSLLRHGTRLLAGPAAADPEPLAALYPAGSPDLAGTAPYRVVRDALAGIADPVETVVVDTACSSSLYSFDFGMRALREGRADVALCGGAYSVNAQTMVLFAKLDGLARGGLVRSLDRGADGACRAAGGTPRRLWPHDDAELSAADGVYARLRLRRVRETPL
- a CDS encoding ABC transporter ATP-binding protein gives rise to the protein MSFARREQEQTVLENLDLDITPGSFVTLLGPSGCGKSTLLKILGGILEPTEGTVRIGGQPAADAVKDRVIGLVPQRPALLPWKSALQNASMLRQLAADERAAEAAPAARRALELVGLAAAEDKLPHELSGGMAQRVSIARALAMDPAILLMDEPFGALDAITRDEMNLKLAEIWATTGKTVVFVTHSISEAVFLSDTVHVMGLDRGRFLETLDVALPRPRTREVLDDPVFTEYTGRLRGHLEPKATV
- a CDS encoding ABC transporter permease; protein product: MVLAQDDVKKPAGRRPGGGSGGGAVRAWIRRVWPSLAVFVAAFLLWELAVELFGISSFELAKPSEFLAEMWRSRDMLGDAAWVTTQEILYGFLLSFAIGVLLAVLIVRFGWLERALYPLIVLFQVVPKVALAPIFILWFGYGLAPKLLLIVVITFFPITLNTIVGLKAIDQDLLLLMRSVGSSRNQILTRIQIPTSLPYLFAGMRIAITLAVIGAVVAEFSGAQNGLGYLIQFASTQLDTPLMFAALTLVSLLGLILYYGMSLLEFLLRKRFPHITADTTR